From the Diospyros lotus cultivar Yz01 chromosome 13, ASM1463336v1, whole genome shotgun sequence genome, one window contains:
- the LOC127789314 gene encoding pirin-like protein produces MSASDQSSSAGPGRPKLVAKKVVAKPQREGDGAVVRRSVGRSELKYLDPFLLLDEFAVSPPAGFPDHPHRGFETVTYMLQGAFTHQDFAGHKGTIRTGDVQWMTAGRGIIHSEMPAGEGTQRGLQLWINLASRDKMIEPRYQELLCEDIPRAEEDGVEVRVIAGEAMGVRSPVYTRTPTMYLDFSMQPGAVLHQSIPQSWNSFAYIIEGEGVFGSINSSPVSAHHILVLGPGDGLSVWNKSSTPVRFVLIGGEPLNEPLAQHGPFVMNTQAEIEQTVEDYHYCKNGFEMARYWRSQS; encoded by the exons ATGTCAGCTTCAGATCAGAGTTCCAGCGCCGGGCCTGGCCGACCCAAATTGGTGGCCAAGAAGGTCGTGGCCAAGCCCCAGCGCGAGGGGGATGGCGCCGTTGTTAGAAGAAGCGTTGGAAG GTCCGAGTTGAAGTATTTGGATCCATTCCTCTTGTTGGACGAGTTCGCAG TTTCACCCCCTGCTGGATTCCCAGATCATCCTCACAGAG GATTCGAGACGGTCACTTACATGTTGCAG GGGGCTTTCACTCATCAAGATTTTGCAGGGCATAAGGGTACCATCCGAACTGGTGATGTGCAG TGGATGACAGCAGGCAGAGGGATCATTCATTCAGAAATGCCTGCAGGAGAAGGAACTCAAAGGGGCTTGCAGCTATGGATCAACCTGGCCTCCAGGGATAAAAT GATTGAACCGAGGTATCAAGAGTTGCTCTGTGAGGACATCCCAAGGGCAGAAGAGGACGGTGTTGAGGTGAGGGTTATTGCAGGGGAAGCCATGGGAGTGCGATCTCCGGTTTACACAAGAACCCCCACAATGTACCTCGATTTCTCGATGCAACCAGGTGCCGTCCTACACCAAAGCATCCCTCAATCTTGGAACTCGTTCGCGTATATAATCGAGGGGGAAGGTGTCTTTGGCTCGATCAACTCCTCTCCTGTCTCGGCTCACCACATCCTCGTGTTGGGTCCCGGGGATGGTCTGAGCGTGTGGAACAAGTCTTCAACGCCGGTCAGATTTGTGTTGATCGGAGGAGAGCCCCTGAACGAGCCGTTGGCCCAGCACGGGCCCTTTGTGATGAACACACAAGCCGAAATCGAGCAGACTGTTGAAGACTACCATTATTGCAAGAATGGCTTTGAGATGGCTAGGTATTGGAGATCTCAATCATAG